A genomic region of Solanum dulcamara chromosome 2, daSolDulc1.2, whole genome shotgun sequence contains the following coding sequences:
- the LOC129879234 gene encoding uncharacterized protein LOC129879234, with product MDGEDRSKMLWKNLKRRLKFSGLSACCRPSWNTRVSDLTVEREDEAHFYGEEEPHYYGDEEEPIMEAHYGGRRVNLAMVLETERTESMTPTTQFKTLMRLFEETDISGDDKNNNNNMLYSKKDREIDIVCCVCMERNKGAAFIPCGHTYCRICSRELWLTRGLCPLCNCSIDDILYIF from the coding sequence atGGATGGTGAAGATAGATCAAAGATGTTGTGGAAGAACTTGAAACGACGACTTAAATTTAGTGGGTTGTCTGCCTGTTGTCGACCCTCTTGGAACACGAGGGTATCTGACCTAACAGTGGAGAGAGAAGACGAGGCCCACTTTTATGGAGAAGAAGAGCCCCATTATTATGGAGATGAAGAAGAGCCCATAATGGAGGCCCATTATGGAGGTCGGCGGGTAAACTTGGCGATGGTGTTAGAAACAGAACGAACGGAGAGCATGACTCCCACAACACAATTCAAGACATTGATGAGATTGTTTGAGGAGACAGACATTAGCGGAGatgacaagaacaataacaataacatgcTGTATAGTAAAAAAGATAGAGAAATTGATATAGTGTGTTGTGTGTGCATGGAAAGGAATAAAGGCGCGGCCTTTATTCCTTGTGGACATACTTATTGTAGGATTTGTTCAAGGGAGCTTTGGTTGACTAGAGGGTTGTGCCCTCTTTGCAACTGTTCTATAGATGATATTCTTTACATCTTCTAA